The proteins below come from a single Chryseobacterium sp. MA9 genomic window:
- a CDS encoding TatD family hydrolase — MNTYIDIGINLTNKQFYNEHEEIINRALDHGVEHMILTGTSVRGSKESAEIAEEYPEILFSTAGIHPHDAKSFNGESIAELRKLLKQDYVISVGECGLDFDRDFSPRPIQEKCYQAQLELATEVNKPLFLHERSAFKRFNEITDEYLSQLPEAVVHCFTGTLDEAKIYLDKGFYLGFTGAISDEKRFKHLEDVIKYIPLDRIMIETDAPFMLPKNMPRMQNRRNEPSFLPYVAQTIAHLKKISISEVADETTETARNFFRL; from the coding sequence ATGAATACATACATTGATATTGGCATTAATCTGACCAATAAACAGTTCTATAATGAACACGAAGAAATAATCAACCGCGCTTTGGATCATGGTGTTGAACATATGATTCTCACAGGAACCAGCGTAAGGGGAAGTAAAGAATCTGCCGAGATTGCAGAAGAATATCCGGAAATTTTATTTTCAACAGCCGGAATTCACCCCCACGATGCCAAATCTTTTAACGGAGAAAGCATTGCTGAACTCAGAAAATTATTGAAACAGGATTATGTGATTTCAGTAGGTGAGTGCGGACTTGATTTTGACCGTGATTTCTCCCCGAGGCCCATACAGGAAAAATGTTATCAAGCCCAGCTAGAACTCGCAACAGAAGTCAATAAACCACTTTTTCTTCATGAAAGATCAGCATTTAAAAGGTTTAATGAGATCACAGATGAATATCTTTCTCAATTGCCCGAAGCTGTTGTACATTGCTTTACCGGGACATTGGATGAGGCAAAAATTTATCTCGATAAAGGATTTTATTTAGGATTTACCGGAGCCATCAGTGATGAAAAAAGATTTAAACATCTTGAAGACGTTATAAAATATATACCTCTTGACAGAATAATGATTGAAACGGATGCTCCTTTTATGCTTCCGAAAAATATGCCCAGAATGCAAAACAGACGTAATGAACCATCCTTTTTACCTTACGTAGCACAAACAATTGCCCACCTGAAGAAGATCAGTATTTCTGAAGTCGCAGACGAGACTACAGAAACGGCCAGAAACTTTTTCAGGCTATAA
- the deoD gene encoding purine-nucleoside phosphorylase, with protein MSIHISAKKGEIAKVVLQPGDPLRAQYIAENYLENAKLVSKTRGIFYYTGLYKGKELTVGASGMGFPSIGIYSFELFTEYEVETIIRIGTCGAYNTDLKLFDILNIENAASESTYAKYAWGIEDEILPHQGNIFGTINETAKELSLNAKAINIHSSDIFYRKDPAIPEIATKYNCPAVEMEAFGLFANAQHLGKNAATILTVTDIIPTHEKISADEREKALNPMMELALESAIKSL; from the coding sequence ATGAGTATTCACATCAGTGCAAAAAAAGGAGAAATTGCTAAAGTAGTATTGCAGCCGGGGGATCCGCTTCGTGCACAGTATATTGCTGAAAATTATTTAGAAAATGCTAAACTGGTAAGTAAAACCAGAGGAATTTTTTATTATACAGGTCTTTATAAAGGAAAAGAGCTTACTGTAGGAGCTAGTGGAATGGGATTCCCAAGTATCGGGATCTATTCTTTTGAGTTATTTACAGAATATGAGGTAGAAACGATCATCAGAATCGGGACTTGTGGTGCTTACAATACGGATCTTAAACTTTTTGATATTTTAAATATTGAAAATGCTGCCAGCGAAAGTACTTATGCCAAATATGCATGGGGAATTGAAGATGAAATCCTTCCTCACCAGGGAAATATCTTTGGTACCATCAATGAGACGGCTAAAGAATTATCATTAAACGCTAAAGCAATCAACATTCACAGTAGTGATATTTTCTACAGAAAAGATCCTGCGATTCCTGAAATTGCTACAAAATACAACTGTCCCGCAGTAGAAATGGAGGCATTCGGTTTATTTGCCAATGCTCAGCATTTAGGAAAAAATGCTGCTACTATTCTTACGGTAACGGATATCATTCCTACGCATGAAAAAATCTCTGCTGATGAGAGAGAAAAAGCCTTGAATCCTATGATGGAGCTGGCTTTAGAATCAGCAATAAAGAGTTTGTAA
- a CDS encoding VOC family protein: MKIEHIAIWVKDLEKSRAFYQKYFGAVSNEKYHNPVKNFQSYFLSFDNGCRLEIMTKPDLRETENSYEFQQYGIIHLAFSVDSKERVDELTETLRKDGYTVVGEPRTTGDGYYESVILDPENNIIEIVA; the protein is encoded by the coding sequence ATGAAAATCGAGCATATTGCCATTTGGGTCAAAGATCTTGAAAAATCAAGAGCATTTTATCAGAAATATTTCGGAGCTGTTTCCAATGAAAAATACCATAATCCTGTCAAAAATTTTCAGTCTTACTTTTTAAGCTTTGATAATGGCTGCAGGCTCGAAATTATGACCAAACCTGATCTCAGAGAAACCGAAAACTCCTACGAATTCCAACAATATGGAATCATCCATCTTGCATTTTCAGTAGACAGTAAAGAAAGGGTAGATGAACTTACAGAGACGTTAAGAAAAGACGGATACACAGTGGTTGGAGAACCACGTACTACCGGAGACGGTTATTATGAAAGTGTAATCCTTGACCCGGAAAACAATATCATTGAAATTGTAGCCTAA
- a CDS encoding DUF4919 domain-containing protein — MKTYEKVFEFLADPTKETFLKCRELVINDPEYDPYSEDLENIRNLLNEGKFEEVIQYVNVNILLSPRAHIYKYFAYKELGDEKGRSIEMTIAQIIFECLEKTGDGTKESPYMITRISDERDLVRHHLNKQDVSQNLVKDGDKIMDALTLDDGTQLYFDIKDPYQRLAFSFSKRNEQAESKDEEKPHKKKWWKF, encoded by the coding sequence ATGAAAACGTATGAGAAAGTATTTGAATTTTTAGCTGACCCTACCAAAGAAACCTTTCTGAAATGCCGTGAACTGGTAATCAATGATCCTGAATACGATCCTTATTCAGAGGATCTTGAAAACATACGGAATTTACTGAATGAAGGAAAATTTGAAGAGGTTATACAATATGTAAATGTCAATATTCTATTAAGCCCGAGAGCTCATATTTATAAATATTTTGCATACAAAGAATTGGGTGATGAAAAAGGAAGGAGTATTGAAATGACAATCGCTCAGATTATTTTTGAATGTCTTGAAAAAACCGGAGACGGAACCAAAGAGTCTCCCTATATGATTACAAGAATTTCTGACGAAAGGGATTTAGTAAGACATCATCTCAACAAACAGGACGTATCCCAAAATCTGGTTAAAGATGGAGATAAAATCATGGATGCCCTTACACTTGATGACGGAACGCAACTGTACTTTGATATCAAAGACCCTTATCAGAGACTCGCTTTTTCATTCAGCAAAAGAAATGAACAGGCAGAAAGTAAAGATGAAGAGAAACCCCACAAGAAAAAATGGTGGAAATTTTAA
- a CDS encoding AAA family ATPase — translation MNQNINQLNTVLTYVKETFVGKNDVVDLLGICLLARENAFLYGPPGTAKSAIVRTLAKTVKDGKNFEYLLTRFTEPNEIFGPFDIRKLKDGELLTNTEGMMPEASMVFLDEIFNANSAILNSLLMALNEKIFKRGKETKHLPALMFVGASNVLPEDEALNALFDRFLVRINVDYVKPELLQQVLLAGRKLENDEEKEIPEIHADEIRQLQNLCRTIDLKPIYEVYLNTIMSLRNTGIAISDRRAVKLQNLIAASALICGRKEAVLSDLWVLKHIWDTEEQIEILEGIINRTIEKDDHPDSHPQAMHNKTPNPEEVMKDVTILVEKWNSGMLSFEEQNVIKDKLRYLQTRCDWIRNPEQKQYIQQEIENLWQKILQSV, via the coding sequence ATGAATCAGAATATCAATCAACTCAATACAGTACTTACCTACGTAAAAGAAACCTTTGTAGGTAAAAATGATGTCGTAGATCTGTTGGGAATCTGCCTTTTGGCAAGAGAAAATGCTTTTTTGTACGGTCCTCCGGGGACTGCAAAATCGGCGATTGTCAGAACGTTGGCAAAAACCGTAAAAGATGGAAAAAACTTTGAATATTTATTAACCCGCTTTACAGAACCGAACGAAATTTTCGGACCTTTTGATATCAGAAAACTGAAAGATGGCGAACTTCTGACCAATACAGAAGGAATGATGCCTGAAGCTTCCATGGTTTTCCTGGATGAAATTTTCAACGCCAACTCGGCAATTCTGAACTCACTTCTAATGGCACTTAACGAGAAGATTTTTAAAAGAGGAAAAGAAACAAAGCATTTACCTGCATTGATGTTCGTAGGAGCAAGTAACGTTCTTCCCGAAGATGAAGCTTTGAACGCATTATTTGACCGTTTTCTTGTGAGAATAAATGTAGATTACGTAAAACCTGAACTATTGCAGCAGGTACTTTTAGCCGGAAGAAAACTCGAGAATGATGAAGAAAAGGAAATTCCGGAAATCCATGCTGATGAAATCAGGCAGCTTCAGAACCTATGTAGAACAATTGACCTTAAACCCATATATGAAGTCTATCTGAATACCATTATGAGCCTTCGGAATACGGGAATTGCTATTTCAGACCGTAGAGCAGTGAAACTTCAGAACCTGATTGCAGCAAGTGCCTTGATCTGCGGAAGAAAAGAAGCCGTACTTTCCGATCTTTGGGTACTGAAGCATATCTGGGATACAGAAGAACAGATTGAAATTCTGGAAGGGATTATCAACAGGACGATAGAGAAAGATGATCATCCGGATTCCCATCCACAGGCGATGCACAACAAAACACCCAATCCCGAAGAAGTCATGAAAGATGTGACAATTCTTGTGGAAAAATGGAATAGCGGGATGCTGAGCTTTGAAGAACAGAATGTGATTAAAGATAAACTGAGATACCTGCAGACCCGCTGCGACTGGATTAGAAATCCTGAGCAGAAGCAGTACATCCAGCAAGAAATTGAAAACTTATGGCAGAAGATCCTTCAAAGCGTTTAA
- a CDS encoding APC family permease — protein MELRIKPFPKNNYPKKGLLIRGSSPMIWLQEMEMLGINLSQIRSYAIPANSPNVLYGCFLVFTDDIPQEIGRNSYFQCVDNRLFIPENTTFYPKINPEDWTQLDSRFLVIHPEFGLVKLSEEIDWISLIQQPGIINESIRKPLNGVSIPQKIESYTVEIDDEKVMEALQPKQTEEEWINNLPFDLKKVMDGNKKEIEKYLEYIEKYPERAVELGVSLDVMGTSRGDGFGKFTWLEGLFGGGSGGKTESAGTRNFRRIFWAVIIAAIVLKIVLPSEKNNSEQEENTASSGKIADNAVKAPSDMIAFQSGTSEIDLKIDSMYHQQRTGLSKELIHAGIIESKTKKDKENYKKAGGRDVSEIGSDIGKLVNKEKQSRDSLKTIYTKKITKHLEQNTEKLKRKISDSLKQYTKEKPVNGDVVKYLLKKRKALMADSLGKLYGTLDIVDPSSASIDKSKVKGIGPEGSPLEKKAPVSDVMYMVMLMIAGVGLYLFLFKNKSLNLGGDNVPVWVKFILIGILVVMLVYLFYPLVKMFGYNWFVWVLVICVMLLLYRLFREDKTILKSDDDE, from the coding sequence ATGGAGCTTAGAATAAAACCTTTCCCGAAAAATAACTATCCCAAAAAAGGGCTTTTAATTAGAGGCTCCTCACCTATGATATGGCTTCAGGAAATGGAAATGCTTGGAATTAATTTAAGCCAAATAAGATCTTATGCAATTCCGGCCAACAGTCCCAATGTGCTGTACGGTTGTTTCCTTGTTTTTACTGATGATATTCCGCAGGAAATAGGTAGGAATTCTTACTTCCAGTGTGTAGATAACAGACTTTTTATTCCTGAAAATACTACTTTCTATCCCAAAATAAATCCGGAAGATTGGACACAGCTTGATTCCCGTTTTCTGGTGATACATCCTGAATTCGGACTGGTAAAACTATCTGAAGAAATCGACTGGATTTCATTAATTCAACAGCCCGGTATTATAAATGAAAGCATCAGAAAACCACTGAATGGAGTTTCAATTCCTCAAAAAATTGAAAGCTATACAGTTGAAATAGATGATGAAAAAGTGATGGAAGCATTACAGCCAAAGCAAACCGAAGAAGAATGGATAAATAACCTGCCGTTTGATCTTAAAAAAGTAATGGACGGGAATAAAAAAGAAATAGAAAAGTATTTAGAATATATTGAAAAATATCCTGAACGGGCAGTAGAATTAGGAGTTTCACTTGATGTGATGGGAACTTCCAGAGGTGACGGCTTTGGCAAATTTACCTGGCTGGAAGGATTATTTGGCGGAGGTTCCGGAGGGAAAACCGAAAGTGCAGGAACAAGAAACTTTCGCAGAATATTCTGGGCGGTAATTATTGCGGCTATAGTCCTAAAGATTGTATTACCTTCAGAAAAAAATAATTCTGAACAGGAAGAAAATACTGCCTCTTCAGGAAAAATTGCAGACAATGCTGTAAAAGCACCTTCTGATATGATTGCTTTCCAGTCCGGAACTTCAGAAATTGATCTTAAGATTGATTCAATGTATCACCAGCAGAGAACAGGATTATCTAAAGAGCTTATTCATGCCGGAATCATAGAATCCAAAACAAAAAAAGACAAAGAAAATTACAAAAAAGCTGGTGGAAGAGATGTAAGTGAAATAGGAAGCGATATCGGAAAGCTTGTTAATAAAGAAAAACAGAGCAGAGATTCTCTCAAAACCATTTATACCAAAAAAATTACAAAGCACCTTGAACAAAATACAGAAAAACTGAAACGTAAAATTTCAGATTCCTTAAAACAATACACCAAAGAAAAGCCAGTGAATGGTGATGTTGTAAAATATCTTCTGAAAAAGAGGAAGGCTTTGATGGCTGATTCCTTGGGAAAACTTTATGGTACATTGGATATCGTAGATCCTTCTTCTGCTTCAATTGACAAATCCAAGGTCAAAGGAATAGGTCCGGAAGGATCTCCATTAGAGAAAAAAGCCCCCGTTTCAGATGTTATGTATATGGTTATGCTGATGATTGCAGGGGTGGGATTGTATTTGTTTTTATTTAAAAATAAATCATTAAACCTTGGTGGTGATAATGTGCCTGTCTGGGTGAAATTTATTTTAATAGGAATCCTTGTGGTGATGCTGGTGTACTTATTTTATCCGTTGGTAAAGATGTTTGGCTATAACTGGTTTGTATGGGTTCTGGTGATTTGTGTGATGCTGCTCCTTTATCGCTTGTTCAGAGAAGATAAAACCATTTTAAAATCCGATGATGATGAATAA
- a CDS encoding soluble NSF attachment family protein → MNKQKFIDKFMAAFVLLALFKVIGIVAQLFHESFWSVVGTLVIFLVVAFIILLVITSLKDKEQNNRNSAGRKGSGSSSFYLENSLFDRIRSKYEELAEKYIAENDYKKAARVYMNLLQDNYRGAKTLENGGFYNEAAVVYLKKLNNKSDAATCYEKAKQYKKAIDLYKEMEQKEKVGDLYKEINDLKNAHHYYQIVADDYTINNQMVKASLVYRKKMEKAEEAQKVLLKGWEEDRDAFNCLNNYFANIFDIKKLESEIQHLYQKTPAHKKITYLEALKYEFKKDPKLHAVTRNIAYEIIAEKVATRSEIVNELKFFNPNDEVILKDISRFKTGRNKMFRN, encoded by the coding sequence ATGAATAAACAGAAATTTATAGACAAATTTATGGCGGCATTTGTACTGCTTGCCCTATTTAAGGTTATCGGAATCGTAGCCCAGTTATTTCATGAAAGCTTTTGGAGTGTAGTCGGAACATTGGTTATTTTCTTAGTTGTGGCGTTTATCATTCTTCTCGTGATTACTTCTTTAAAAGATAAAGAACAGAACAACAGAAATTCAGCAGGAAGAAAAGGCAGTGGAAGCAGCAGTTTCTATCTGGAAAATTCACTTTTTGACAGAATCCGAAGCAAATATGAAGAACTAGCCGAAAAATATATTGCTGAAAACGATTATAAAAAAGCAGCCAGAGTTTATATGAACCTGTTGCAGGATAATTACAGAGGTGCAAAAACACTTGAAAATGGAGGGTTCTACAATGAAGCAGCCGTAGTCTATCTTAAAAAACTGAACAATAAATCCGATGCAGCAACCTGCTATGAAAAAGCAAAACAATACAAAAAAGCCATTGATCTCTATAAAGAAATGGAGCAGAAAGAAAAAGTAGGAGATCTCTATAAAGAAATCAATGATCTTAAAAATGCCCACCATTACTATCAAATAGTTGCAGATGACTATACAATCAATAATCAGATGGTGAAAGCTTCCCTTGTATACCGTAAAAAAATGGAAAAAGCTGAAGAGGCACAAAAAGTACTGCTGAAAGGATGGGAAGAAGACAGAGATGCTTTCAATTGTTTGAATAACTACTTCGCCAATATCTTTGACATTAAAAAACTGGAATCTGAAATACAGCATTTATATCAGAAAACTCCGGCTCACAAAAAGATCACTTATCTGGAGGCTCTGAAATATGAATTTAAAAAAGATCCGAAATTACATGCCGTCACAAGAAATATTGCCTACGAAATCATTGCCGAAAAAGTAGCCACCCGCTCCGAAATTGTCAATGAGCTGAAATTTTTTAATCCCAATGATGAAGTGATTCTTAAAGATATTTCGAGATTTAAAACGGGAAGGAATAAAATGTTTAGAAATTAA
- a CDS encoding penicillin-binding protein, producing MTIQRAHINAELCESPSTKGLFGYDEVIWNEAKCADFGNYLL from the coding sequence ATGACAATACAAAGAGCACATATCAATGCAGAACTATGCGAAAGTCCTTCTACAAAAGGGTTATTCGGATATGATGAGGTGATATGGAATGAGGCGAAATGTGCTGACTTTGGAAATTATTTACTGTAA
- a CDS encoding ribonuclease H-like YkuK family protein, with product METQQQTWQNMNGKFFQNSITQLVEEAIIREQANGHRLKVCVGSDSHVYGDAISYATAVVFIREGKGAFTFIRKEREIQSISIKERMLNEVNKSVEIAYAICSVLDTYGVEMEVHADINTDPDFKSNVALKDAMGYILGMGYVFKAKPFAFASSNCADMMV from the coding sequence ATGGAAACGCAACAACAAACATGGCAGAATATGAACGGAAAATTTTTCCAAAACTCTATCACACAGCTGGTAGAAGAAGCCATCATCCGCGAACAGGCCAACGGACACCGTCTGAAAGTATGTGTGGGATCAGACTCTCATGTATACGGAGATGCCATCAGCTATGCTACGGCAGTAGTATTTATTCGTGAGGGAAAAGGAGCGTTTACCTTTATCAGAAAAGAAAGAGAAATACAGAGTATCAGTATCAAGGAGCGAATGCTTAATGAGGTTAACAAATCCGTTGAAATTGCATACGCTATCTGCTCTGTGTTGGATACTTATGGTGTGGAAATGGAGGTACACGCAGACATTAATACCGATCCGGATTTTAAATCTAATGTTGCATTAAAAGATGCAATGGGATACATTCTGGGAATGGGATATGTGTTTAAAGCAAAACCTTTCGCTTTCGCAAGTTCCAACTGTGCTGATATGATGGTGTAA
- a CDS encoding cyclic-phosphate processing receiver domain-containing protein yields MEKTKRLLFLDDIRYPIEAYHYTKQDIFLRSDWHIVRNYEQFVNRILGKGLPEMISFDHDLADEHYFKKDSQEYVERTGYDCAKWLIEYCMDNYLDLPKFYCNSMNPVGKENILSLLKNFKKL; encoded by the coding sequence ATGGAAAAAACAAAAAGATTACTGTTTCTGGATGATATAAGATACCCAATAGAGGCTTATCATTATACAAAACAGGATATTTTCCTCAGAAGCGATTGGCATATCGTTCGGAATTACGAACAGTTTGTTAACAGAATTTTGGGAAAAGGACTTCCGGAAATGATTTCTTTTGACCATGATCTTGCCGATGAGCATTATTTCAAAAAGGATTCCCAGGAATATGTTGAAAGAACAGGATACGACTGCGCCAAATGGCTGATAGAATATTGTATGGACAACTACTTGGACCTTCCAAAATTCTACTGTAACTCTATGAATCCTGTAGGAAAGGAAAATATTCTTAGCCTTTTAAAAAACTTTAAAAAACTGTAA
- a CDS encoding DinB family protein: protein MDIFRYIQDIKVHLKLTFDEVDGWFNKDKETLNYQPSNGGWTIQQILEHIYLTNFYLLILIEKGSKKAMKNSLHLDLESEMKNYRFNKESFDKVGEHGAFEWIRPEHMEPKGEGNLDEIRNRITQQYLQCLQYLEVMKNGEGFLYKTTMTVNELGKINVYEYIYFLSLHAQRHITQMKKNESEMIKN from the coding sequence ATGGACATTTTTAGATATATCCAAGATATAAAAGTACATCTGAAACTCACATTTGATGAGGTGGACGGATGGTTCAATAAAGATAAAGAAACGTTGAATTATCAACCTTCAAACGGAGGCTGGACAATTCAGCAGATTTTAGAGCACATTTATCTTACGAATTTTTATCTGCTGATCCTTATTGAAAAGGGCTCAAAAAAAGCAATGAAGAATTCTTTACATCTTGATCTGGAATCTGAAATGAAAAACTACAGATTCAATAAGGAAAGCTTTGACAAGGTAGGTGAGCATGGCGCTTTTGAATGGATACGACCGGAACATATGGAACCAAAAGGAGAAGGAAATCTGGATGAAATCAGAAACCGGATTACCCAACAATATCTTCAGTGTTTACAATATCTGGAAGTAATGAAGAATGGCGAGGGTTTCTTGTATAAAACAACAATGACGGTGAATGAACTGGGGAAAATTAATGTATATGAATATATTTATTTTCTTTCACTCCATGCTCAAAGGCATATTACCCAGATGAAGAAAAACGAATCAGAAATGATTAAAAACTAA
- a CDS encoding RNA ligase, Rnl2 family: MIFKTYNSIENAYQARVIEQIRMQGFGDEVFIVQEKVHGANFSFFTDGKEIKIAKRTAFIEKDEKFFNAHQILERYRKNVIEVFQKVKAIYPDVKTVVIYGELFGGGYKHNEVEPVKDAVKVQKGIEYAPYNEFYAFDIKLNGITYLDTEVVNQIFEETGFFYAKILFQGTLEEALKFPNVFNSKIPAWLGLPELENNMCEGTIVKTLKTKYFGNGARIILKNKNEKWVEKSKMVKKEGKTVQKQVHFSEKAQGIWEEIQKYATANRLNNVVSKIGEFEPKMIGKVIGLFSQDILEDFQKDFPAAFTAIEKDEQKRINKKLNSLAIDFIKEELMTLKV; the protein is encoded by the coding sequence ATGATTTTCAAAACATATAACTCTATAGAAAATGCTTACCAGGCCCGCGTGATCGAACAGATCAGGATGCAGGGTTTTGGGGACGAGGTTTTCATAGTACAGGAAAAAGTTCACGGAGCTAATTTCTCTTTCTTTACCGACGGAAAGGAAATTAAAATCGCGAAGAGAACTGCTTTCATCGAAAAAGATGAGAAATTTTTCAATGCACATCAGATTTTGGAACGCTACAGAAAAAATGTAATAGAAGTGTTTCAAAAAGTGAAAGCCATTTACCCGGATGTAAAAACTGTAGTAATCTACGGTGAATTGTTCGGTGGCGGTTACAAACATAATGAAGTGGAACCCGTAAAAGATGCTGTAAAAGTACAGAAAGGTATTGAATATGCCCCTTACAACGAATTTTACGCTTTCGATATCAAACTGAATGGAATTACCTATTTGGATACAGAAGTTGTCAATCAGATTTTTGAAGAGACAGGATTTTTCTATGCTAAAATTTTGTTTCAGGGAACTCTGGAAGAAGCTTTGAAATTTCCCAATGTTTTCAATTCAAAAATTCCGGCTTGGTTGGGATTACCTGAATTGGAGAACAATATGTGTGAAGGTACCATTGTGAAAACTTTAAAAACCAAATATTTTGGAAACGGTGCCAGAATCATTCTGAAAAATAAGAATGAAAAATGGGTAGAAAAGTCCAAAATGGTTAAAAAGGAAGGTAAAACTGTTCAGAAGCAGGTCCATTTCAGTGAAAAAGCTCAGGGAATATGGGAAGAAATCCAAAAATATGCTACAGCCAACAGATTAAATAATGTGGTAAGCAAAATCGGCGAATTCGAACCTAAAATGATAGGTAAGGTAATTGGTCTTTTTTCACAGGATATTTTAGAGGATTTTCAAAAAGACTTTCCGGCAGCTTTCACAGCTATTGAAAAAGACGAGCAGAAAAGGATCAATAAAAAATTGAATTCTTTAGCAATTGATTTTATAAAAGAAGAGTTGATGACTCTTAAAGTGTAG
- a CDS encoding metallophosphoesterase family protein: MKPNIFFTADHHFGHENIIKFSERPFESLDHMNEELIKRWNEKIQPGDTVYHLGDMSLGKPDFTKEILDRLNGNIHLIKGNHEGAALTYPKRFASIRDYHELKIDEPDQNNGKQKIILFHYAMRTWNGSHRGVWQLYGHSHGTLPDDEMALSFDVGVDCHNFYPVSYEEVKEIMKRKKWTPPFAPRN, encoded by the coding sequence ATGAAACCCAATATATTTTTTACAGCAGACCATCATTTTGGTCATGAGAATATTATAAAATTTTCAGAAAGACCTTTCGAATCTCTGGATCATATGAATGAAGAACTCATCAAAAGATGGAACGAGAAAATTCAACCTGGTGACACAGTTTACCATTTAGGAGATATGAGTTTAGGAAAACCGGATTTTACAAAGGAAATTTTAGACAGGTTAAATGGTAATATCCATCTGATCAAAGGCAATCACGAAGGAGCTGCTTTAACTTATCCCAAGCGGTTTGCTTCCATCAGAGATTACCATGAACTGAAAATTGATGAACCGGATCAAAATAACGGTAAACAGAAAATCATCCTTTTCCACTACGCTATGCGTACCTGGAATGGCTCACACCGCGGTGTCTGGCAATTATACGGTCATTCACACGGAACCTTGCCGGATGATGAGATGGCACTCAGTTTTGATGTTGGAGTAGACTGCCACAACTTTTATCCGGTTTCCTACGAGGAAGTCAAAGAAATTATGAAAAGGAAAAAATGGACACCTCCATTTGCTCCTAGAAATTAA
- a CDS encoding 3'-5' exonuclease, with protein sequence MKTTNEIIIIDLEATCWENDRIPIGQKVDIIEIGICKLSLTSKAISQKQSIYVIPERSEINRFCTKLTGITPQLIEEKGIYFEEACEMIRDQYHSAPLTWAGYGNFDGEQIIEQCDWLGIKNPFSENYLNVMYEFKRHFGLYKSIGLKRALNYLNMDFEGTHHSGADDAYNTARILSKIL encoded by the coding sequence ATGAAAACAACCAATGAGATTATTATCATCGATCTGGAAGCTACGTGCTGGGAAAACGACAGAATTCCCATCGGGCAGAAGGTCGATATTATAGAAATAGGGATTTGCAAATTAAGCTTAACATCAAAAGCAATTTCCCAAAAACAAAGTATTTATGTAATTCCCGAAAGATCAGAAATCAACAGATTCTGCACAAAACTGACCGGAATTACCCCACAGCTGATAGAAGAAAAAGGAATCTATTTTGAGGAAGCCTGTGAAATGATTAGGGATCAGTACCATTCTGCACCGCTTACCTGGGCAGGATATGGAAACTTCGACGGAGAGCAGATCATAGAACAATGTGATTGGCTCGGTATAAAAAATCCTTTTTCAGAAAATTATCTGAATGTGATGTATGAATTTAAAAGACATTTCGGACTGTATAAATCAATAGGTCTTAAAAGAGCTCTCAATTATCTGAATATGGATTTTGAAGGTACACATCACAGCGGAGCAGATGATGCTTACAATACAGCCAGAATTTTAAGTAAGATTCTGTAA